A genomic stretch from Haloferax sp. Atlit-12N includes:
- a CDS encoding heme-copper oxidase subunit III: protein MSTEEAHDDHGHHLPAVQDWPRGFGEASWWPFVTAVGGAGIYAGAGLYVMGQDGIVGQTAGPAVFIGSIFLFLAGLYGWLYHAFVSHFWSRDASQKSASKLRWGMIAFLGSELGTFGALFAYYFFIRAGTWPPQELPHLTGSLVLANTAILIVSSFTLHWAHVAIREENHRNFILGLAVTLLLGAVFIGGQVYEYYEFIVHSNFSITDGIFGSAFYGLTGLHGLHVSLGAVLLGIVFVRALRGQYSAERHVSVSTASMYWHFVDVVWIFLVVVLYVGAEVGA from the coding sequence ATGAGTACCGAAGAAGCACACGACGACCACGGCCATCACCTGCCGGCGGTTCAGGACTGGCCGCGCGGCTTCGGCGAGGCGAGCTGGTGGCCGTTCGTCACCGCCGTCGGGGGCGCGGGCATCTACGCCGGTGCCGGGCTGTACGTCATGGGACAGGACGGAATCGTCGGCCAGACGGCGGGTCCCGCCGTGTTCATCGGCAGTATCTTCCTCTTCCTGGCCGGGCTCTACGGCTGGTTGTACCACGCGTTCGTGAGCCACTTCTGGTCGCGCGACGCGAGCCAGAAGAGCGCATCGAAGCTCCGCTGGGGCATGATTGCCTTCCTCGGCTCCGAACTCGGGACGTTCGGCGCGCTGTTCGCGTACTACTTCTTCATCCGCGCGGGGACGTGGCCGCCGCAGGAACTACCGCATCTCACAGGCTCGTTGGTGTTAGCCAACACCGCCATCCTCATCGTGTCCAGTTTCACGCTCCACTGGGCACACGTCGCCATCCGCGAGGAGAACCACCGTAACTTCATCCTCGGCCTCGCCGTCACGCTCCTGCTCGGCGCGGTGTTCATCGGCGGGCAGGTGTACGAGTACTACGAGTTCATCGTCCACTCGAACTTCTCCATCACCGACGGCATCTTCGGCTCGGCGTTCTACGGCCTCACCGGCCTGCACGGCCTCCACGTCAGCCTCGGCGCGGTGCTTCTCGGTATCGTCTTCGTCCGCGCGCTCCGCGGGCAGTACTCCGCCGAACGCCACGTTTCCGTCAGCACGGCCTCGATGTACTGGCACTTCGTGGACGTCGTCTGGATCTTCCTCGTCGTCGTCCTCTACGTCGGCGCGGAAGTCGGCGCGTAA
- a CDS encoding phytoene/squalene synthase family protein: MSRHADARPPATDDDLDWCHDAVQGVSRTFALTVDVLEEPMASHICIGYLLCRIADTVEDSSSIAPDEQAHLLRLYDRALDPDDDTTVDEFVTAVQPHLPPEGEQSDDWMVVANTARVFRTFEALPEDVREAVTPPVRELVSGMAMFVERYSQTGGLRIQSREELEEYCYYAAGTVGNLITNLVTRGNIDSERRSRLYDTAEEFGLLLQLVNIAKDVHDDYTAENNVYLPADWLDDAGVPQEEVVDPEHNDRAASVVKRTADHAKSFVDDAQTYLETVPLREGNTLAAWAIPFLLAVGTLRELVANPEHAVTGEGVKISRQEVFAVVSEMNGASAESLAEMREIISRQPFHRATTNVD, from the coding sequence ATGTCTCGACACGCCGATGCCCGGCCACCGGCAACTGATGACGACCTCGATTGGTGTCACGATGCAGTTCAGGGGGTCTCTCGAACCTTCGCCCTCACGGTCGACGTCCTCGAAGAACCGATGGCGTCGCACATCTGTATCGGATATCTCCTCTGTCGAATCGCCGACACCGTGGAGGATTCGTCTTCAATCGCGCCCGACGAGCAGGCACACCTCCTTCGACTCTACGACCGCGCGCTCGACCCCGACGACGACACCACCGTCGACGAGTTCGTGACCGCAGTACAGCCGCACCTCCCCCCGGAGGGCGAACAGTCCGACGACTGGATGGTCGTCGCCAACACCGCTCGGGTCTTCCGGACGTTCGAGGCGCTTCCGGAGGACGTGCGAGAGGCGGTCACGCCGCCGGTCCGCGAACTCGTCTCGGGCATGGCGATGTTCGTCGAACGCTACTCCCAGACCGGCGGGCTCCGCATCCAGTCCCGCGAGGAGCTAGAGGAGTACTGCTACTACGCTGCCGGCACCGTCGGCAACCTCATCACGAACCTCGTGACCCGCGGCAACATCGACAGCGAGCGCCGCTCGCGGCTCTACGACACCGCCGAGGAGTTCGGCCTGCTCCTCCAACTCGTGAACATCGCCAAGGACGTTCACGACGACTACACGGCGGAGAACAACGTCTACCTCCCCGCCGACTGGCTCGACGACGCCGGCGTCCCCCAAGAGGAAGTCGTCGACCCCGAGCACAACGACCGGGCGGCCTCGGTGGTCAAGCGGACCGCCGACCACGCCAAGTCGTTCGTCGACGACGCCCAGACCTACTTGGAGACGGTGCCGCTCCGCGAGGGCAACACGCTCGCCGCGTGGGCGATTCCGTTCCTGCTCGCGGTCGGCACGCTCCGCGAACTCGTCGCCAACCCCGAACACGCGGTGACCGGCGAGGGCGTCAAAATCTCCCGCCAAGAGGTGTTCGCCGTCGTCTCAGAAATGAACGGCGCTAGCGCCGAATCGCTCGCCGAGATGCGCGAAATTATCTCGCGCCAGCCGTTCCACCGGGCGACCACGAACGTCGACTGA
- a CDS encoding SAM-dependent methyltransferase, giving the protein MTSHDDRFVHYLRAKESVDDRALHRPTLASLIDRLEARASSRSGEPLRVVSVGAGTGAMCRRLLSWGVFDAHDEIKYVMVDRTRGMADHAAAAFAKWARAAGWTAEPTPDGFRIERHGRSVSLTYVTSDIFEAMTVLPKAIDLVVAHAVLDVLPLRRAVDALLSRLTDEGLFYAPITFDGRTAFRPSHPTDDAVLGAYHETMRGDDRAGPDTGSDLLSVLPDLGAPVVAAGGSDWVVHPPHDDGARIFLDRILGFVEESVGESGAVDRATLDGWLEARHDALAGDELAYVAHNLDVLAKLE; this is encoded by the coding sequence GTGACCAGTCACGACGACCGGTTCGTCCACTACCTCCGCGCGAAGGAGTCCGTGGACGACCGCGCGCTCCACCGACCGACCCTCGCGAGCCTCATCGACCGGCTGGAGGCGCGCGCCTCGTCGCGGTCGGGAGAGCCGCTCCGCGTCGTCTCGGTCGGCGCGGGGACGGGCGCGATGTGTCGGCGGCTCCTCTCGTGGGGCGTCTTCGACGCGCACGACGAGATAAAGTACGTCATGGTCGACAGGACGCGCGGGATGGCCGACCACGCGGCCGCGGCGTTCGCCAAGTGGGCGCGCGCCGCCGGCTGGACCGCCGAGCCGACGCCCGACGGCTTCCGCATCGAGCGCCACGGCCGAAGCGTCTCACTCACCTACGTGACGAGCGATATCTTCGAGGCCATGACGGTCCTCCCGAAGGCCATCGACCTCGTGGTCGCGCACGCGGTCCTCGACGTGCTCCCGCTCCGCCGCGCGGTGGACGCGCTCCTCTCGCGGCTGACCGACGAGGGCCTCTTTTACGCGCCCATCACGTTCGACGGGAGAACCGCGTTCCGCCCGAGTCACCCCACTGACGACGCGGTGCTCGGTGCGTACCACGAGACGATGCGTGGCGACGACCGCGCGGGACCGGACACCGGCTCTGACCTCCTTTCTGTCCTTCCCGACCTCGGCGCACCGGTCGTCGCGGCCGGCGGCTCCGACTGGGTCGTCCACCCGCCGCACGACGACGGGGCGCGAATCTTCCTCGACCGCATCCTCGGCTTCGTCGAGGAGTCCGTCGGCGAGTCGGGCGCGGTCGACCGCGCGACGCTCGACGGGTGGCTCGAGGCCCGGCACGACGCGCTCGCGGGCGACGAGCTCGCGTACGTCGCTCACAACCTCGACGTGCTGGCCAAACTCGAGTGA
- a CDS encoding CbiX/SirB N-terminal domain-containing protein, translated as MQALVIVAHGSHLNPDSSAPTYDHADTVREVGAFDEVRTGFWKEEPSIREVLRTVEADEVYVVPLFISEGYFTEQVIPRELRLEGWDVADWDSDGLSASHVTLTATDVPEKTIHYCGPVGTHAAMTDVLVRRAETVTGDPNVGEGFGLAVVGHGTERNENSAKAIEYHADRIREMDRFDEVQALYMDEEPEVDDVTDYFESEDVVVVPLFIADGFHTQEDIPEDMGLTDDYRTGYDVPAEVDGHRLWYAGAVGTEGLMADVVLERAADAGADIGNTLEVVRERTRKTPQEAN; from the coding sequence ATGCAAGCCCTGGTCATCGTGGCGCACGGGTCGCACCTGAACCCGGATTCGAGCGCCCCCACCTACGACCACGCGGACACGGTCCGCGAGGTGGGTGCGTTCGACGAGGTGCGAACCGGCTTCTGGAAGGAAGAGCCGTCGATTCGCGAGGTGCTCCGGACCGTCGAGGCCGACGAGGTGTACGTCGTCCCGCTTTTCATCAGCGAGGGTTACTTCACGGAGCAGGTCATCCCGCGAGAACTCCGCCTCGAAGGGTGGGACGTGGCCGACTGGGACTCCGACGGCCTGTCGGCGTCGCACGTCACGCTCACCGCGACGGACGTGCCCGAGAAGACGATTCACTACTGCGGGCCGGTCGGAACCCACGCGGCGATGACCGACGTGTTGGTCCGCCGCGCCGAGACGGTCACCGGCGACCCGAACGTCGGCGAGGGCTTCGGCCTCGCCGTCGTCGGCCACGGGACCGAGCGAAACGAGAACTCCGCGAAGGCCATCGAGTACCACGCCGACCGAATCAGGGAGATGGACCGCTTCGACGAGGTGCAGGCGCTCTACATGGACGAGGAACCCGAGGTCGACGACGTGACCGACTACTTCGAGTCCGAGGACGTGGTCGTCGTCCCGCTGTTTATCGCCGACGGCTTCCACACCCAAGAGGACATCCCGGAGGACATGGGCCTGACCGACGACTACCGCACGGGCTACGACGTGCCCGCCGAGGTCGACGGCCACCGCCTCTGGTACGCCGGCGCGGTCGGGACCGAGGGGCTCATGGCCGACGTGGTGCTCGAACGCGCCGCCGACGCGGGGGCCGACATCGGTAACACCCTCGAAGTCGTGCGCGAACGCACTCGGAAGACGCCGCAGGAGGCGAACTGA
- a CDS encoding TrkA family potassium uptake protein, protein MSISGDGPGLSKAKRRLGRYLTGAGLLMLAFSIAYQWAAGFFAGEDVTFLQAIHVVVETFTTTGYGEQTRFWVDHPPLLVLSILMQLTGVTTVFLTLPLFLVPLVEDALRTAPPTASTRTDHVVICTFTPRGDALVDELDAMDVPYVILEADRDRAEELYGEGYEVVHGDPEAIESLEAANASEALAIVADDDDETNASIILAAKQAAPDARVVSLIEGPEVADYHRYAGADRVVSPRRLLGESLAGKATTSISSELGDAIEIGEDFEVAELLVQRGSPVEGRTIAESGIGGVTGVNVIGAWFTGEFVSPPAPDAVIDEHTILLVVGREKQLEELRALTLSSARRFRRGTIIVAGYGEVGSTAAETLASAGVPHLVVDKQDKPGVDLVGDITDPQTLSEANVTEARGVLLALDNDTTAVFATLVSERVSEETEVIARANETESIAKLYRAGADYVLALSTVAGRMLASTVLDEEVIAPQSQIEIVRTHAPGLVGRTLAGADVRARTNCTVIAVERNGTLVTEIGPEFRVKADDDLVVAGVDEDIYRFNEQFG, encoded by the coding sequence ATGTCTATTTCGGGCGACGGCCCCGGGTTGTCGAAGGCGAAGCGACGACTCGGCCGTTATCTCACTGGGGCCGGGCTGTTGATGCTCGCGTTCTCCATCGCCTACCAGTGGGCGGCGGGCTTTTTCGCCGGGGAGGACGTCACATTCCTGCAGGCGATCCACGTCGTCGTCGAGACGTTCACGACGACGGGCTACGGCGAACAGACTCGTTTTTGGGTCGACCATCCGCCGCTCCTCGTGCTGTCGATTCTGATGCAACTCACGGGCGTCACGACCGTCTTCCTCACACTCCCGCTGTTTCTCGTCCCGCTCGTCGAAGACGCCCTGCGGACCGCGCCGCCGACGGCGTCGACGCGCACGGACCACGTCGTCATCTGCACGTTCACCCCTCGCGGCGACGCCCTCGTGGACGAACTCGACGCGATGGACGTACCCTACGTGATTCTCGAAGCCGACCGCGACCGCGCCGAAGAGCTGTACGGCGAGGGCTACGAGGTCGTCCACGGCGACCCCGAGGCCATCGAGTCGCTTGAGGCCGCGAACGCGTCCGAGGCGCTCGCCATCGTCGCCGACGACGACGACGAGACGAACGCGAGCATCATCCTCGCCGCGAAGCAGGCCGCCCCGGACGCCCGCGTGGTCAGTCTCATCGAGGGCCCCGAAGTCGCGGACTACCACCGCTACGCCGGGGCCGACCGGGTCGTCTCGCCGCGCCGACTCCTCGGCGAGAGCCTCGCCGGCAAGGCGACCACGTCCATCTCCTCAGAACTCGGCGATGCCATCGAAATCGGCGAGGACTTCGAGGTGGCGGAACTGCTCGTCCAGCGTGGAAGTCCCGTCGAGGGCCGGACTATCGCCGAGAGCGGCATCGGTGGCGTCACCGGCGTCAACGTCATCGGCGCGTGGTTCACCGGGGAGTTCGTCTCCCCGCCCGCCCCGGACGCCGTCATCGACGAGCACACCATCTTGCTCGTCGTCGGCCGCGAGAAGCAACTCGAAGAACTCCGCGCGCTGACGCTGTCGTCGGCGCGGCGGTTCCGCCGCGGGACCATCATCGTCGCCGGCTACGGGGAGGTCGGGTCGACCGCGGCCGAGACGCTGGCGAGCGCCGGCGTCCCGCACCTCGTCGTGGACAAACAGGACAAGCCCGGCGTCGACCTCGTCGGCGACATCACCGACCCGCAGACGCTCTCGGAGGCGAACGTCACCGAGGCTCGGGGCGTCCTCCTCGCGCTCGACAACGACACGACGGCGGTCTTCGCCACGCTCGTCTCCGAGCGCGTCTCCGAGGAGACGGAGGTCATCGCTCGCGCCAACGAGACCGAGAGCATCGCCAAACTCTACCGCGCCGGCGCGGACTACGTCCTCGCGCTGTCGACGGTCGCCGGCCGGATGCTCGCCTCAACGGTGCTCGACGAGGAGGTCATCGCGCCGCAGTCCCAGATAGAAATCGTCCGGACCCACGCGCCCGGCCTCGTGGGGCGGACGCTCGCCGGGGCCGACGTTCGCGCCCGAACGAACTGCACCGTCATCGCCGTCGAGCGAAACGGGACACTCGTCACAGAAATCGGCCCGGAGTTCCGCGTCAAAGCCGACGACGACCTCGTCGTCGCCGGCGTGGACGAAGACATCTACCGGTTCAACGAACAGTTCGGGTGA
- a CDS encoding DR2241 family protein translates to MGHHLDALVDAATTGDGVSLDGLSVVHGDDGFRLETPDSTLSGLTEGGLREALADCDDYATNWYFWSEVVGESSPQRRAFLRWVEGAPVDAGDDDDEVGDGGDNDSDDGDGDVASVSERYDDLRDGVSREWGQLHVTATIDDYGERSYELRHTDEADADRDDLDPYHEPLAARQLATYDEKGRYRPLKTGNNLAGGWVFPDLDGRDLVETVETFYPASVPNWYRERRGELDVAHWEDAIGRQTGMYSVVKTWNRGDGHEHVNWVAEACCDDSQCVKRREWQYDDETDLDVDGGDGAFPCREPCSVVIAASRKWTRLEGEETQTYEFELTPSEKEQVEDIIEAVADDRTDDIREADVYEGANRYRARFLRAKLFDDEGNLGGVPTDASDDE, encoded by the coding sequence ATGGGGCACCACCTCGACGCCCTCGTCGACGCCGCGACGACCGGCGACGGCGTCTCGCTCGACGGACTCTCCGTCGTCCACGGCGACGACGGCTTCCGCCTCGAAACGCCCGACTCGACGCTTTCGGGCCTCACAGAAGGCGGTCTCCGCGAGGCTCTCGCCGACTGCGACGACTACGCGACGAACTGGTACTTCTGGTCCGAGGTCGTCGGTGAGTCCAGTCCCCAGCGACGGGCGTTCCTCCGCTGGGTCGAGGGCGCGCCCGTCGATGCGGGAGACGACGACGATGAAGTCGGAGACGGCGGCGACAACGACAGCGACGACGGCGACGGCGACGTCGCCTCGGTCTCCGAGCGCTACGACGACCTCCGAGACGGGGTCAGCCGCGAGTGGGGCCAACTGCACGTCACAGCCACAATCGACGACTACGGCGAGCGGTCCTACGAACTCCGCCACACCGACGAGGCCGACGCCGACCGCGACGACCTCGACCCCTACCACGAACCACTCGCGGCCCGCCAGTTGGCGACCTACGACGAGAAAGGGCGGTACCGACCGCTGAAGACCGGCAACAACCTCGCCGGCGGCTGGGTGTTCCCCGACCTCGACGGCCGCGACCTCGTTGAGACCGTCGAGACGTTCTACCCCGCGTCGGTGCCGAACTGGTACCGCGAGCGCCGGGGCGAACTCGACGTGGCCCACTGGGAAGACGCCATCGGCCGCCAGACCGGGATGTACAGCGTCGTGAAGACGTGGAACCGCGGCGACGGCCACGAGCACGTCAACTGGGTCGCGGAGGCCTGTTGTGACGACAGTCAGTGCGTCAAGCGCCGCGAGTGGCAGTACGACGACGAGACCGACCTCGACGTGGACGGCGGCGACGGCGCGTTCCCGTGCCGCGAGCCGTGTTCCGTCGTCATCGCGGCGTCCCGCAAGTGGACGCGGCTGGAGGGCGAAGAGACCCAGACCTACGAGTTCGAACTCACGCCCTCCGAGAAGGAACAGGTCGAAGACATCATCGAGGCCGTCGCGGACGACCGCACCGACGACATCCGCGAGGCCGACGTGTACGAGGGTGCGAACCGCTACCGGGCGCGGTTCCTGCGCGCGAAACTGTTCGACGACGAGGGCAACCTCGGCGGCGTCCCGACCGACGCGTCCGACGACGAGTAG
- a CDS encoding adenylosuccinate synthase translates to MTVTIVGSQLGDEGKGALVDLWGGDADIVVRYQGGDNAGHTVVEDGEEYKLSLVPSGAVRDKVGVLGNGCVINPRTLFSEIDDLRERGLEPDVRLAKRAHVIMPYHRRLDNIEEEAKADSDLTVGTTGRGIGPTYEDKAGRRGIRVGDLLDPDVLRQRLEYVVPQKKALIEDVYGLEAGEECDVEALVEEYTEIGRRLREDDMAVNCGDFLAERREAGDNVMFEGAQGTLIDIDHGSYPYVTSSNPTAGGAATGTGVGPTVVGQGEVVGIVKSYLSRVGEGPMPTELKDDEREEELADFIREKGGEFGTVTGRPRRIGWLDMPMLRHAARVSGFTGIAVNHLDVLAGLDEVKVGHAYELEGEERLTMPATTERWGECEPVLKEFDTWPEVDWAAVAEEGYDAIPDAAQDYLEYLSDELDVPIYAVGVGPGREQTVHIENPFDN, encoded by the coding sequence ATGACTGTTACCATCGTCGGTTCGCAACTCGGCGACGAGGGCAAAGGCGCGCTCGTCGACCTGTGGGGCGGCGACGCTGACATCGTCGTCCGCTATCAGGGCGGCGACAACGCCGGCCACACCGTCGTCGAAGACGGCGAAGAGTACAAGCTTTCGCTCGTCCCGAGCGGGGCCGTCCGCGACAAGGTCGGCGTCCTCGGAAACGGCTGTGTCATCAACCCACGGACGCTGTTCTCCGAGATTGACGACCTCCGCGAGCGCGGCCTCGAACCCGACGTGCGCCTCGCCAAGCGCGCGCACGTCATCATGCCGTACCACCGCCGCCTCGACAACATCGAAGAGGAGGCGAAGGCCGACTCGGACCTCACCGTCGGCACGACCGGTCGCGGCATCGGCCCCACCTACGAGGACAAGGCGGGCCGCCGCGGCATCCGCGTCGGCGACCTGCTCGACCCCGACGTGCTCCGCCAGCGACTGGAGTACGTGGTTCCCCAGAAGAAGGCGCTCATCGAGGACGTGTACGGCCTCGAAGCCGGTGAGGAGTGCGACGTCGAAGCGCTCGTCGAGGAGTACACCGAAATCGGCCGCCGCCTCCGCGAGGACGACATGGCCGTCAACTGTGGCGACTTCCTCGCCGAGCGCCGCGAGGCCGGCGACAACGTGATGTTCGAGGGCGCGCAGGGCACCCTTATCGACATCGACCACGGGAGCTACCCGTACGTGACCTCCTCGAACCCGACCGCGGGCGGCGCGGCCACCGGCACCGGCGTCGGCCCGACCGTCGTCGGACAGGGCGAGGTCGTCGGCATCGTCAAGTCGTATCTCTCCCGCGTCGGCGAGGGCCCGATGCCGACCGAACTGAAAGACGACGAGCGCGAGGAGGAACTCGCGGACTTCATCCGCGAGAAGGGCGGCGAGTTCGGCACCGTCACCGGTCGCCCGCGTCGCATCGGCTGGCTCGACATGCCGATGCTCCGCCACGCCGCCCGCGTCAGCGGCTTCACCGGCATCGCCGTCAACCACCTGGACGTGCTCGCCGGCCTCGACGAGGTCAAAGTCGGCCACGCCTACGAACTGGAGGGCGAGGAACGCCTGACGATGCCCGCGACGACCGAGCGCTGGGGCGAGTGCGAACCCGTCCTCAAGGAGTTCGACACGTGGCCGGAAGTGGACTGGGCGGCCGTCGCCGAGGAGGGCTACGACGCCATCCCGGACGCCGCGCAGGACTACCTCGAATACCTCTCGGACGAACTCGACGTGCCGATTTACGCCGTCGGCGTCGGCCCGGGCCGCGAGCAGACGGTCCACATCGAAAACCCGTTCGACAACTGA
- a CDS encoding methytransferase partner Trm112: protein MKESLMDILCDPLDKSELELEVDERDGDEILEGRLIGTVTGEVYPIEDGIPNLLPPDMRDD from the coding sequence ATGAAAGAATCCCTGATGGACATCCTCTGTGACCCCCTCGACAAGAGCGAACTCGAGCTGGAAGTCGACGAGCGTGACGGCGACGAAATCCTCGAGGGGCGGCTCATCGGTACGGTCACCGGCGAGGTGTACCCCATCGAGGACGGCATCCCGAACCTCCTGCCGCCGGACATGCGCGACGACTGA
- a CDS encoding CDP-alcohol phosphatidyltransferase family protein, which translates to MLETGGAAAAATLGFGVLLATEWVWLVSRADPSPETAAATWAAGTLLVVVGLCAYAYANADENVAPEDGRTSGPAEPGRPYDGLGVPTAVTLTRGFLVAGVAGIAGVAVLGALSPSWAWAAAVGYGVAAALDALDGALARRLDRVSRLGARLDTAVDAFGLVVAPLAGVLLGELAWWYLSVGAARYVFLAGLRLRERADRPTFDLPPRASRRVLAGIQMAVVPLALAPGVFDPWMPLVTGVAAAALLLGFARDWGYVSGRFRREGDGDGDASRTA; encoded by the coding sequence GTGCTCGAAACCGGCGGCGCGGCGGCAGCGGCCACGCTGGGGTTTGGCGTGCTCCTCGCGACCGAGTGGGTGTGGCTCGTCTCGCGCGCCGACCCTTCACCCGAGACCGCCGCGGCGACGTGGGCCGCCGGAACCCTGCTCGTCGTCGTCGGACTCTGCGCGTACGCCTACGCGAACGCGGACGAGAACGTCGCACCCGAGGATGGACGCACGTCCGGGCCGGCGGAACCGGGCCGCCCTTACGACGGCCTCGGCGTGCCGACCGCCGTCACGCTCACCCGAGGCTTCCTCGTCGCGGGTGTCGCGGGCATCGCCGGCGTTGCGGTTCTCGGCGCGCTGAGTCCGTCGTGGGCGTGGGCCGCCGCCGTCGGCTACGGGGTCGCCGCCGCGCTCGACGCGCTCGACGGGGCGCTCGCCCGCCGACTTGACCGCGTCAGTCGCCTCGGCGCGCGACTCGACACCGCGGTCGACGCTTTTGGTCTCGTCGTCGCCCCCCTCGCGGGCGTCCTCCTCGGAGAACTCGCGTGGTGGTACCTCTCGGTCGGGGCGGCGCGGTACGTCTTTCTCGCCGGGCTCAGGCTCCGCGAGCGGGCGGACCGGCCGACGTTCGACCTTCCGCCCCGCGCCTCGCGGCGCGTCCTCGCCGGCATCCAGATGGCTGTCGTCCCGCTGGCGCTCGCTCCGGGCGTCTTCGACCCGTGGATGCCCCTCGTGACTGGCGTCGCGGCCGCGGCGCTCCTGCTCGGCTTCGCTCGGGACTGGGGTTACGTCTCGGGCCGGTTCAGGAGAGAAGGCGACGGGGACGGGGACGCGTCCCGCACGGCGTAA
- a CDS encoding acyl-CoA dehydrogenase codes for MDFALTAEQKQIKDMVSEFVDEEVKPRAAEIDETDEFPADLVREMGQLGLMGMPFPEEYGGAGLDYHSYAIGLEEISRGSGGLGTIVAAHTSLAGNMLYEFGNEDQKQTYLTPLNEGTDIGAFALSEPGAGSDVPAMETTAVKDGDEYVVDGGKLWISNGSVADTVVVFAKTDPDAGNKGISSFVVRPEEDDGFVVEGTEHKLGDKGCPTAELRFDDMRIPEDRLLGDEGDGFVQALKTLNGGRITIAARSIGIARAALDDAVKYAGEREQFDQPIGDFQAIKHKLADMDTKIQAATLLMHKAADLKMRDETFIKEAAQAKLYASEISREVANEGIQIHGGYGYTKDFAAERYYRDAKLNEIYEGTSEILRNTIGDWLQK; via the coding sequence ATGGACTTCGCGCTCACTGCGGAGCAGAAGCAAATCAAGGACATGGTCTCGGAGTTCGTCGACGAGGAGGTCAAACCTCGCGCGGCGGAGATAGACGAGACCGACGAGTTCCCCGCCGACCTCGTGCGCGAGATGGGCCAACTCGGCTTGATGGGCATGCCCTTCCCCGAGGAGTACGGCGGTGCCGGCCTCGACTATCACTCCTACGCCATCGGTCTCGAAGAGATTTCCCGCGGCTCCGGCGGCCTCGGCACCATCGTCGCCGCCCACACGAGCCTCGCCGGCAACATGCTCTACGAGTTCGGGAACGAGGACCAGAAGCAGACCTACCTGACGCCGCTCAACGAGGGCACCGACATCGGCGCGTTCGCGCTCTCCGAACCCGGTGCGGGAAGCGACGTGCCGGCCATGGAGACCACGGCGGTCAAGGACGGCGACGAGTACGTCGTCGACGGCGGGAAGCTCTGGATTTCGAATGGCTCGGTCGCCGACACGGTCGTCGTCTTCGCCAAGACTGACCCCGACGCGGGCAACAAGGGCATCTCGTCGTTCGTCGTCCGTCCCGAGGAGGACGACGGCTTCGTCGTCGAGGGCACGGAGCACAAACTCGGCGACAAGGGCTGTCCGACCGCCGAACTCCGCTTCGACGACATGCGCATCCCCGAAGACCGGCTTCTCGGCGACGAGGGCGACGGCTTCGTGCAGGCGCTGAAGACGCTCAACGGCGGCCGCATCACCATCGCGGCGCGCTCTATCGGCATCGCCCGCGCCGCCCTCGACGACGCCGTGAAGTACGCCGGCGAGCGCGAGCAGTTCGACCAGCCCATCGGCGACTTCCAGGCCATCAAGCACAAACTCGCCGACATGGACACGAAGATACAGGCCGCGACGCTCCTCATGCACAAGGCCGCGGACCTGAAGATGCGCGACGAGACGTTCATCAAGGAGGCCGCACAGGCGAAGCTCTACGCCAGCGAAATCAGCCGCGAGGTCGCGAACGAGGGTATCCAGATTCACGGCGGCTACGGCTACACCAAGGACTTCGCCGCGGAGCGCTACTACCGCGACGCGAAGCTCAACGAGATTTACGAGGGGACGAGCGAGATTCTCCGCAACACCATCGGCGACTGGCTCCAGAAGTAA